One window from the genome of Hoplias malabaricus isolate fHopMal1 chromosome 18, fHopMal1.hap1, whole genome shotgun sequence encodes:
- the thap12a gene encoding THAP domain containing 12a, with amino-acid sequence MPNFCAALHCMRMSSHSVLAFFRFPRDPERCKKWVENCCRSDLKDKTPEHLNKYHRLCARHFEPDLILKTSPFRTVLKDTAIPTIFDHPTQKRPKNESTGDEGTRAKVQKVEETQEVSKEAPESANGQESDGGPQVTDEEKEHKEYLRSLFDILVMMGRQNIPLHGHSEKDPKSKSFTASNFQSLLEYRISAGDEVLRRKFEDSAVNFEYCSSAQLQQMLEVSEKCLLEDLLVEMKEACFFSLIMDNLIEINGENHLPLFIRFVDQVSSLREEFLGFIRFEGDVESIAQSLSSEISERYGLGMEHCRGQSYFCAGVYAFKVKAVAVRLSEQFPLAVLTPNSAHSLNICLANSMNFTSVQLVMSTLKKIDAFFSKSPLLQNQLENAISIYYQGNEEKAAALKEVCHTNWTEQHDAFELAVDLLESLLLCMDSVHDNEEFKWSDELAHNAFVISEALSDFEFVMALVILKNTLSFSRAFGKNLQGQTSEVFSAASSLMAVLHSVNEVLENIEVYHEFWFEEAVNLAAALEIPVKIPRLFFRKQRSDIGEEIQPEAYYKLHLTFPVVSHVIKELSDFFSENHLKALQSLSLVPAIMGQMKFNTEETSADIYKDDLPNPDTLPTELNCWKIKWKHGTKNVVLPATIYETLQLSDVKFFPNVCVLLKILSCLPVLSLADDRWSPSRRRLMAYLQDTPPKHRNKSLAMFNINCGLGHNLDSMVDTYLKLYPDKDQTETPA; translated from the exons ATGCCGAATTTTTGCGCGGCGCTCCACTGCATGCGCATGAGCTCGCACTCCGTCCTGGCGTTCTTCAGGTTCCCGCGCGACCCCGAGAG atGCAAAAAGTGGGTAGAAAACTGTTGTCGGTCAGATCTGAAGGATAAAACACCAGAACATCTGAACAAATACCACAGGCTGTGTGCCAGACACTTTGAGCCAGATCTGATTTTAAAAACG AGCCCCTTCAGGACAGTTCTCAAAGATACGGCCATCCCGACCATCTTTGACCATCCCACTCAGAAACGGCCGAAAAATGAG tcaACAGGAGATGAAGGAACCAGGGCAAAAGTGCAAAAAG TGGAAGAGACACAGGAGGTTAGTAAAGAAGCACCAGAAAGCGCAAACGGCCAAGAGAGCGATGGCGGCCCCCAGGTGACGGACGAGGAGAAGGAGCACAAGGAATATCTCAGGTCTCTGTTTGACATTTTGGTGATGATGGGGAGGCAGAACATCCCCCTTCACGGTCATTCTGAAAAAGACCCGAAGAGCAAAAGCTTCACGGCGAGTAACTTCCAGTCGCTGCTGGAGTACCGCATTAGTGCTGGAGACGAGGTTCTGAGGAGAAAGTTTGAGGACTCGGCGGTTAACTTCGAGTACTGCTCATCCGCTCAGCTGCAGCAGATGCTGGAAGTGAGTGAGAAGTGCCTTCTCGAAGATTTACTGGTGGAGATGAAGGAAGCTTGCTTTTTCTCATTGATTATGGACAACCTCATTGAAATCAATGGAGAGAACCACCTTCCGCTGTTCATTCGCTTCGTAGATCAGGTCAGCAGCTTGCGAGAGGAGTTTTTGGGTTTCATTCGCTTCGAGGGAGACGTAGAATCCATCGCTCAAAGCCTTTCGTCAGAAATCTCAGAGAGATATGGCCTCGGTATGGAGCACTGCAGAGGACAGTCGTATTTCTGTGCTGGCGTCTACGCTTTTAAAGTTAAAGCCGTGGCTGTTAGACTCAGCGAGCAGTTTCCTTTAGCGGTGCTCACGCCAAACTCTGCACATTCCTTAAATATCTGTCTCGCCAACAGCATGAACTTCACCAGCGTTCAGCTCGTCATGTCGACTCTGAAGAAGATCGACGCCTTCTTCAGCAAATCTCCTTTGCTGCAGAATCAGCTGGAGAACGCCATCTCTATCTACTACCAAGGAAACGAGGAAAAGGCAGCCGCTCTAAAAGAGGTGTGTCACACCAACTGGACCGAGCAGCACGACGCTTTCGAGCTGGCAGTGGACCTCCTCGAGTCTCTGCTCCTCTGCATGGACAGCGTCCACGACAATGAAGAATTCAAGTGGAGCGATGAGTTAGCGCACAATGCTTTTGTCATTTCCGAAGCTCTGTCAGATTTCGAGTTTGTGATGGCTTTGGTCATCCTGAAGAACACGCTCTCCTTTTCCCGAGCGTTTGGTAAGAACCTCCAAGGACAAACCAGCGAGGTCTTCTCCGCTGCCAGCAGTCTGATGGCTGTCCTGCACTCTGTGAACGAAGTTCTGGAGAACATCGAGGTCTACCACGAGTTCTGGTTTGAGGAGGCCGTTAACTTGGCCGCAGCTTTAGAAATTCCTGTCAAAATTCCCAGGCTTTTCTTCCGAAAGCAGCGGTCGGACATCGGAGAGGAGATCCAGCCTGAGGCCTACTATAAACTCCATCTCACTTTTCCGGTAGTGAGCCATGTCATAAAGGAACTGAGTGACTTCTTCTCCGAGAATCACCTCAAGgctcttcagtctctctctctggtgccTGCCATAATGGGTCAGATGAAATTCAACACAGAAGAAACCAGCGCGGACATCTACAAGGACGATCTTCCCAATCCGGACACGTTACCCACGGAGCTCAACTGCTGGAAGATCAAGTGGAAACACGGCACAAAGAACGTGGTTCTTCCAGCCACCATCTACGAAACCCTCCAGCTTTCTGACGTCAAATTTTTCCCCAACGTTTGCGTCCTTCTTAAAATCCTGAGCTGCCTCCCGGTCCTTTCTCTCGCCGATGATCGGTGGAGCCCCTCGAGGAGACGGCTGATGGCGTACCTCCAGgacactcctccaaaacacagaaacaaaagcTTGGCCATGTTTAACATTAACTGTGGACTTGGGCATAACTTGGACTCAATGGTCGACACTTACCTGAAACTTTATCCTGACAAAGACCAGACGGAGACTCCGGCTTGA
- the si:ch211-266i6.3 gene encoding cytoskeleton-associated protein 2 isoform X1: protein MLAAERRRWRKELWFSPKTLIFPGFFRVLRTNYSGETDHLSLWEWTGLLRVLTMDTAVKKSNKENTKPVATQKRPEPKNVISKQRPVKAAPLQSKNDRKEEKKEVSVGEKSEAKEQVKPVTKTTTVSDPNTRKTLSQAFRTEQSVRHRKLVAEAPKPPSTVLSKPVPGTYKGRVVKSKIDCFRKPSLSEEKTSEVTTTSKFTKPSVPKPKPKSGLGTLSKVQSKSVTTLPGSSKPRPGPSFPSRTKSVSDAQLNVTEKPIQRSVSQRTIPPKGPAFTRPTVPHSARPAAVSTARPESSKVTSFIKKKEPVIRSSKPKPAAPVIERKIQRPASSTISQYRVQTDTTDERRAKLAEWLASKGKTLKRPPMSEKTAPKANKPAPQPKATEEPSKLPETETQTQTEPTRPGSEEIKRTQLQQDTVPRNKPVFSSSPSHILNTTLDLLDNSDMDLPVDPEIRMESLVLNLCDKLDAMETPSRENDTESEESDEAENLFNVKVEDTTEKEFEILEEEELNLKKEDGVTEERKEVKEDPAEKVPEQKEKKLFEDDVDEKMDFAEAEVKGASVVKYSVKTTPFLQSVKKRIECEDQAPCSTSRRKSAIKDLKFLTPVRRSSRIQRNSSRLPEMLNDRDPCVSSLAELLQLEDADSSAYIYRKNPALLEQLPDQTGDLQRLSAEKK from the exons ATGTTAGCGGCAGAGAGACGGCGGTGGAGAAAGGAGCTGTGGTTTTCGCCTAAGACCTTAATATTTCCAGGTTTTTTTCGAGTTTTAAGGACAAACTACAGCGGGG AAACTGATCATTTAAGTCTGTGGGAGTGGACTGGGCTTCTGCGAGTGCTCACAATGGACACAGCAGTGAAGAAG AGCAATAAAGAGAACACTAAGCCAGTGGCTACTCAGAAGAGACCAGAGCCCAAAAATGTCATTTCAAAACAGAGGCCAGTCAAAGCTGCGCCACTGCAGAGCAAAAACGACcgaaaggaagagaaaaaggagGTGAGTGTTGGAGAAAAGTCTGAGGCTAAAGAACAAGTTAAACCGGTAACAAAAACTACCACCGTGTCTGATCCTAACACACGGAAAACCCTGAGCCAGGCTTTCCGCACGGAGCAGAGTGTTCGACACAGGAAACTTGTGGCAGAGGCTCCAAAGCCTCCGTCGACGGTGCTCAGTAAACCGGTCCCTGGTACTTACAAAGGCAGAGTGGTCAAATCCAAAATAGACTGCTTTAGGAAGCCCTCTCTTAGTGAAGAGAAGACATCTGAGGTTACAACAACGTCTAAATTCACCAAGCCAAGTGTCCCTAAGCCTAAGCCTAAATCTGGGTTGGGTACGCTTTCAAAAGTCCAATCTAAGAGCGTCACCACTTTGCCAGGTTCCTCAAAACCAAGACCAGGGCCAAGTTTCCCGAGTAGAACCAAGTCTGTATCAGATGCACAGCTGAACGTGACAGAGAAACCAATCCAAAGGTCCGTCTCTCAAAGAACAATCCCTCCCAAAGGTCCAGCCTTTACTCGACCCACGGTCCCTCACTCGGCACGACCGGCCGCCGTGTCTACGGCTCGTCCAGAGTCCAGCAAAGTCACGTCGTTCATTAAAAAGAAGGAGCCCGTCATACGCAGCTCCAAACCCAAACCCGCAGCTCCTGTTATTGAGCGGAAAATCCAAAGACCGGCGTCCAGCACCATCAGCCAGTACCGAGTACAAACGGACACCACAGATGAGAGAAG gGCAAAGCTGGCAGAATGGCTGGCATCAAAGGGGAAGACCCTGAAAAGGCCTCCAATGTCAGAGAAAACAGCTCCTAAAGCAAATAAAccagctccacagcccaaagccACAGAGGAACCTAGTAAACTCCCAGAGACTGAGACGCAAACGCAGACTGAACCGACCCGGCCCGGCAGTGAAGAGATCAAACGCACTCAGCTCCAACAGGACACGGTTCCTCGGAACAAACCAGTGTTCTCCAGCTCCCCGAGCCACATACTGAACACGACACTAGACCTTCTGGACAACTCAGACATGGACCTCCCTGTGGATCCAGAGATCAGGATGGAATCG CTGGTGCTGAACCTGTGCGATAAACTGGACGCAATGGAAACACCTTCACGTGAGAACG ACACAGAATCAGAGGAAAGTGATGAGGCTGAGAACTTGTTTAATGTCAAAGTGGAAGACACAACAGAAAAAGAGTTTGAGATCCTGGAAGAAGAAGAACTGAATTTAAAGAAAGAGGATGGTGTTAcggaagagagaaaagaggttAAAGAAGACCCTGCAGAGAAGGTTCCGgagcagaaagagaagaagCTGTTTGAGGATGATGTTGATGAGAAGATGGACTTTGCAGAAGCTGAGGTTAAAGGAGCGTCTGTTGTGAAGTACAGCGTTAAAACAACTCCGTTTCTACAAAG TGTAAAGAAGAGGATTGAGTGTGAAGATCAAGCGCCATGCAGCACCTCTCGCCGCAAGAGTGCCATCAAAGATCTGAAGTTTCTGACTCCGGTCCGTCGCTCCTCGCGGATCCAGAGAAACTCGTCTCGTCTCCCGGAGATGCTGAACGATCGTGATCCCTGTGTGTCTTCACTTGCTGAGCTCTTGCAGCTCGAAGATGCAGATTCCAGTGCCTACATCTACAGAAAGAACCCAGCTCTGCTCGAGCAGCTCCCCGACCAAACCGGAGACCTGCAGAGACTGTCGGCAGAGAAGAAATAA
- the si:ch211-266i6.3 gene encoding cytoskeleton-associated protein 2 isoform X2, with protein sequence MDTAVKKSNKENTKPVATQKRPEPKNVISKQRPVKAAPLQSKNDRKEEKKEVSVGEKSEAKEQVKPVTKTTTVSDPNTRKTLSQAFRTEQSVRHRKLVAEAPKPPSTVLSKPVPGTYKGRVVKSKIDCFRKPSLSEEKTSEVTTTSKFTKPSVPKPKPKSGLGTLSKVQSKSVTTLPGSSKPRPGPSFPSRTKSVSDAQLNVTEKPIQRSVSQRTIPPKGPAFTRPTVPHSARPAAVSTARPESSKVTSFIKKKEPVIRSSKPKPAAPVIERKIQRPASSTISQYRVQTDTTDERRAKLAEWLASKGKTLKRPPMSEKTAPKANKPAPQPKATEEPSKLPETETQTQTEPTRPGSEEIKRTQLQQDTVPRNKPVFSSSPSHILNTTLDLLDNSDMDLPVDPEIRMESLVLNLCDKLDAMETPSRENGGSRSESLTETSISCGNDTESEESDEAENLFNVKVEDTTEKEFEILEEEELNLKKEDGVTEERKEVKEDPAEKVPEQKEKKLFEDDVDEKMDFAEAEVKGASVVKYSVKTTPFLQSVKKRIECEDQAPCSTSRRKSAIKDLKFLTPVRRSSRIQRNSSRLPEMLNDRDPCVSSLAELLQLEDADSSAYIYRKNPALLEQLPDQTGDLQRLSAEKK encoded by the exons ATGGACACAGCAGTGAAGAAG AGCAATAAAGAGAACACTAAGCCAGTGGCTACTCAGAAGAGACCAGAGCCCAAAAATGTCATTTCAAAACAGAGGCCAGTCAAAGCTGCGCCACTGCAGAGCAAAAACGACcgaaaggaagagaaaaaggagGTGAGTGTTGGAGAAAAGTCTGAGGCTAAAGAACAAGTTAAACCGGTAACAAAAACTACCACCGTGTCTGATCCTAACACACGGAAAACCCTGAGCCAGGCTTTCCGCACGGAGCAGAGTGTTCGACACAGGAAACTTGTGGCAGAGGCTCCAAAGCCTCCGTCGACGGTGCTCAGTAAACCGGTCCCTGGTACTTACAAAGGCAGAGTGGTCAAATCCAAAATAGACTGCTTTAGGAAGCCCTCTCTTAGTGAAGAGAAGACATCTGAGGTTACAACAACGTCTAAATTCACCAAGCCAAGTGTCCCTAAGCCTAAGCCTAAATCTGGGTTGGGTACGCTTTCAAAAGTCCAATCTAAGAGCGTCACCACTTTGCCAGGTTCCTCAAAACCAAGACCAGGGCCAAGTTTCCCGAGTAGAACCAAGTCTGTATCAGATGCACAGCTGAACGTGACAGAGAAACCAATCCAAAGGTCCGTCTCTCAAAGAACAATCCCTCCCAAAGGTCCAGCCTTTACTCGACCCACGGTCCCTCACTCGGCACGACCGGCCGCCGTGTCTACGGCTCGTCCAGAGTCCAGCAAAGTCACGTCGTTCATTAAAAAGAAGGAGCCCGTCATACGCAGCTCCAAACCCAAACCCGCAGCTCCTGTTATTGAGCGGAAAATCCAAAGACCGGCGTCCAGCACCATCAGCCAGTACCGAGTACAAACGGACACCACAGATGAGAGAAG gGCAAAGCTGGCAGAATGGCTGGCATCAAAGGGGAAGACCCTGAAAAGGCCTCCAATGTCAGAGAAAACAGCTCCTAAAGCAAATAAAccagctccacagcccaaagccACAGAGGAACCTAGTAAACTCCCAGAGACTGAGACGCAAACGCAGACTGAACCGACCCGGCCCGGCAGTGAAGAGATCAAACGCACTCAGCTCCAACAGGACACGGTTCCTCGGAACAAACCAGTGTTCTCCAGCTCCCCGAGCCACATACTGAACACGACACTAGACCTTCTGGACAACTCAGACATGGACCTCCCTGTGGATCCAGAGATCAGGATGGAATCG CTGGTGCTGAACCTGTGCGATAAACTGGACGCAATGGAAACACCTTCACGTGAGAACGGTGGGTCCAGGTCAGAATCATTAACTGAGACGTCCATCAGCTGTGGAAACG ACACAGAATCAGAGGAAAGTGATGAGGCTGAGAACTTGTTTAATGTCAAAGTGGAAGACACAACAGAAAAAGAGTTTGAGATCCTGGAAGAAGAAGAACTGAATTTAAAGAAAGAGGATGGTGTTAcggaagagagaaaagaggttAAAGAAGACCCTGCAGAGAAGGTTCCGgagcagaaagagaagaagCTGTTTGAGGATGATGTTGATGAGAAGATGGACTTTGCAGAAGCTGAGGTTAAAGGAGCGTCTGTTGTGAAGTACAGCGTTAAAACAACTCCGTTTCTACAAAG TGTAAAGAAGAGGATTGAGTGTGAAGATCAAGCGCCATGCAGCACCTCTCGCCGCAAGAGTGCCATCAAAGATCTGAAGTTTCTGACTCCGGTCCGTCGCTCCTCGCGGATCCAGAGAAACTCGTCTCGTCTCCCGGAGATGCTGAACGATCGTGATCCCTGTGTGTCTTCACTTGCTGAGCTCTTGCAGCTCGAAGATGCAGATTCCAGTGCCTACATCTACAGAAAGAACCCAGCTCTGCTCGAGCAGCTCCCCGACCAAACCGGAGACCTGCAGAGACTGTCGGCAGAGAAGAAATAA